Proteins from one Elgaria multicarinata webbii isolate HBS135686 ecotype San Diego chromosome 3, rElgMul1.1.pri, whole genome shotgun sequence genomic window:
- the MYOZ3 gene encoding myozenin-3: MFPVPHSDHSRELNAPVHVIIREIAGGDAPQLDLGKKVSIPQDLMMEELSLPINRGSRLYQQRQKRVQRFVLEHPAGSRKASNRTAGGDSHATYNEGGTTEGWMSVHNAEGKENDEAEFHQAASGKGAPPKVPKKTNKVLQMSRALNPDALAPGYAGPLKEVPPEKFNRTAIPKGYQCPWREFLSHEDYHLDSENCLPELPRKVNIVDLRSFNRTPTPFGGLLNDVLVGFLDTAETQADAMNSLELMSSRPSFNRAPQGWIQIMPESEDL; the protein is encoded by the exons ATGTTTCCCGTTCCACATTCAGATCACAGCAGAGAGCTGAATGCACCCGTCCATGTGATCATAAGAGAAATCGCAGGAGGAGATG CTCCACAGCTCGACTTGGGAAAGAAGGTTAGCATCCCTCAGGATCTGATGATGGAGGAGCTCTCCCTGCCCATAAACAGGGGATCCAGGCTGTACCAGCAGAGGCAGAAGAGAGTGCAGCGCTTTGTGTTGGAGCACCCTGCAGGCTCCAGAAAG GCCTCAAATAGAACCGCTGGAGGAGACTCGCACGCAACCTACAATGAAGGTGGAACAACAGAAGGATGGATG TCTGTCCACAATgcagaggggaaggagaacgACGAGGCTGAGTTTCACCAGGCAGCCTCCGGAAAGGGGGCACCCCCCAAAGTGCCGAAGAAAACGAACAAAGTGCTGCAGATGAGCAGAGCTCTGAACCCCGATGCTCTTGCTCCAG GCTATGCTGGACCCCTAAAGGAAGTGCCACCAGAGAAGTTCAACAGAACCGCCATCCCCAAAGGCTACCAGTGTCCTTGGCGGGAGTTCCTCAGCCATGAGGATTACCACCTAGACAGTGAGAACTGCTTGCCAGAACTTCCCAGGAAAGTGAACATTGTCGACCTTAGGAGCTTCAACAG GACTCCAACCCCATTTGGTGGACTATTGAATGATGTGCTCGTCGGATTCCTTGACACGGCTGAAACTCAGGCAGATGCCATGAACAGCTTGGAGCTCATGTCAAGCAGGCCCAGCTTTAATAGAGCACctcagggctggatccagatcaTGCCAGAGTCAGAGGATCTGTAA
- the RBM22 gene encoding pre-mRNA-splicing factor RBM22, whose amino-acid sequence MATSLGSNTYNRQNWEDADFPILCQTCLGENPYIRMTKEKYGKECKICARPFTVFRWCPGVRMRFKKTEVCQTCSKLKNVCQTCLLDLEYGLPIQVRDAGLSLKDDMPKSDVNKEYYTQNMEREIMNSDGTRAVGALGKATSTSDMLLKLARTTPYYKRNRPHICSFWVKGECKRGEECPYRHEKPTDPDDPLADQNIKDRYYGINDPVADKLLKRASTMPRLDPPDDKTITTLYVGGLGDTITETDLRNHFYQFGEIRTITVVQRQQCAFIQFATRQAAEVAAEKSFNKLIVNGRRLNVKWGRSQAARGKEKEREGITESGIKLEPVPGLPGALPPPPAAEEEAASANYFNLPPSGPPAVVNIALPPPPGIAPPPPPGFGPHMFHAMGPPPPFMRAPGPIHYPSQDPQRMGAHAGKHNSP is encoded by the exons ATGGCGACGTCTCTGGGATCCAACACGTACAATCGGCAGAACTGGGAGGATGCG GATTTTCCCATTTTGTGCCAGACATGTCTTGGAGAAAACCCCTACATTCGAATG ACCAAAGAGAAATATGGAAAAGAATGCAAG ATCTGTGCCAGGCCATTCACAGTATTTCGTTGGTGCCCCGGTGTACGGATGCGCTTTAAGAAGACAGAAGTGTGCCAGACATGCAGCAAGCTGAAGAATGTTTGTCAGACCTGCCTTCTTGACCTGGAATATG GTTTACCTATTCAAGTTCGAGATGCTGGACTCTCACTTAAAGATGATATGCCGAAATCGGATGTTAATAAAGAGTATTACACCCAAAATATGGAAAGAGAG ATCATGAACTCTGATGGCACCCGTGCTGTTGGTGCTCTTGGGAAGGCCACATCTACCAGTGACATGTTGCTCAAACTAGCTCGGACCACCCCTTACTACAAACGCAACCGCCCGCATATCTGTTCGTTCTGGGTGAAAGGAGAATGCAAAAGAGGAGAAGAGTGTCCCTACAG ACATGAGAAACCGACAGATCCAGATGATCCTCTTGCTGATCAGAACATTAAAGATCGTTACTATGGTATTAATGATCCTGTGGCTGACAAGCTTCTCAAACGAGCTTCCACAATGCCTCGTCTGGACCCGCCTGATGACAAGACTATTACAACGTTGTACGTAGGTGGCCTGGGTGACACTATCACTGAGACCGACCTTAG GAATCACTTCTATCAATTTGGCGAGATCCGGACGATAACTGTGGTGCAGAGGCAGCAGTGTGCATTCATCCAGTTTGCAACACGACAAGCTGCAGAAGTGGCGGCGGAGAAATCCTTCAACAAGCTTATTGTCAACGGCCGCAGACTGAATGTGAAGTGGGGCCG GTCTCAAGCAgccagggggaaagagaaggaaagagaagggaTCACAGAATCTGGTATAAAGCTGGAGCCAGTCCCTGGACTACCTGGAG ctcttccacctcctcctgcGGCAGAAGAGGAGGCAGCTTCTGCGAACTACTTCAACCTACCTCCCAGCGGCCCCCCAGCTGTGGTAAACATTGCCTTGCCACCACCGCCTggcattgctccaccaccacctccag GATTTGGGCCACACATGTTTCATGCGATGGGTCCTCCGCCTCCTTTCATGAGAGCCCCAGGTCCCATCCACTACCCTTCTCAAGATCCACAGAGGATGGGTGCCCACGCGGGGAAACACAACAGCCCCTAA